Part of the Synechococcus sp. MU1643 genome, CCACATGCTGAGGACGGCGGGCGGTTGTGGATCAACAGGTCAGTGAGTCCTCACTGGCTTGACATAAGTAACCGTCGCAATGGGGTTGCGACTTTCACTTGGGTCACGTCACACGGCTGCCTTTGCTGGCCGCGGCTGGACAGGCGATGCAGCAGAAGAACCCTGGCACGGTGGTGAGTGCCATCCGCCAGCTCGACACATGACCGGCACCGGATACAACTCCCACCGCGGTTACGGCATCAACAGGCGCAAATGCTGAACAAGCTCCTCATTCGATCGATGACTCAGCACGCAAAAGCCCCGACTACGTCGGGGCTTTTGCTGACCTTGGACGGGTAATTAGTTATAGATCCAATCAGCACAAGTATGTGTAGATCGATTCAAAAGATACTTTTCGAAGTAGCCAAGGGGCCATCTCCTCTTTCGCTAGCCCAGCGAAACAGGAGAGTGCATTGGCCCGTCGATCCCGTCCAAGGACGACATAGGAATCTTGACCGATGGTATTCATATTGGATGTGATAAATATTTTCAATTGATGTGGCATGCAGCACAAATTATCCTCGCTTATGAAGCCTTTAGGGTCGACTTAGCCGAAGATTCCAAGAAATTGCTGGATGCAGTGCGTTTTCTTGCTTATGGCCCATATTTTACTCAAATTAACCAATTTCCTCACATTTTTAAGTTAATTTTGGATGAACTCAATTTTATCAATGTTTAGATTATTTTTAGTGCTTTGTTGAAGGTGGTTGAACCTAATTGGGATTATTTCGTCCATGCACCTTTGGAAGAGGGTATAGTGCGCTTTGAAGCCAAAACTGAGCGTGCGCTTTACGCAAAGGTTGTCGCCTCTGAAGCGAACTGGATGGAATCTCAAAGTTGTGAGCGTCTCATCATTTATTTGAGAGCAAGGCAAGATTTGGAGTCTTTTCGAGAAGGATTTAAAGCCAAGGAAATTTAATTCTATAAGTCTAGATATAGTTAATGCATGAGTTTTCGCATGCAAAACTACTAATGCGCATAATTCGCCCTTTTATTTTTTGGTGATTCGCAGGCAGTTTATTGATGCCCTATGACGCAAGTGATTGGCTTTTCCCATGTGAGCAAGATGCCCTTGTTTATTGTCTAACAGCGTACAATATCTTTTGTTTCAAGGCAGGGTAGAGTTCGATATAGTGATCTTTATTTTATAAATTAATGTGTAGCAAATTTCTCTTGCTATGCATCAAGGCTACACAGCTATTGCCCTTCTCCTTTTTACTGCATTGCCGCTCTTGTGCGTTGCCGCAGCGGCGTTCTTCTATATAAAGAATAACGAGCGGAAAGCACCGCTTAAGAGAGAAGATTTTTATCGATAAATCTACGGCATAAGGGTTCTTGGGCTAGTAGTGATTGATCCTTTGGGTAAGCCAAGTCGACTGAGTTTCTAGATGCTGGCTAGAGATAGTTATTGGACGACAATAGAAAATAACTAATTATTATCACTGCGATTGCATATCACTTGGGGTATTTGCGTTGCTCGGAGTTGTGAAATCTGGCTATGGAATGATTCTTGGGTCTTAGGCCTTGAGGTGCTGCTCGCCTCCAGTTAGATAACGCTGAACTGACTTCTCCCGGTCAGAAGAGAAGCCAGCTTTCTTGTCAGCGCCCAATGACCACGGCTTGTCATTGGATGGAGGTCTTGGGGACTCCGAAGACATAATCACTTTTTCGTTGAGTGGTCTCTCTCCAGATGAAGCAATGTCAGAGTCCAAATGATTCGCGTCAACGTTCCGAAGTGCAGGAGTTTGCTCATACGCTGTGTATGCCGGTACTTCAGACCCTTGGAACGATGTGAGTCACGAGGCCAGCATTGACCCAGTTGGTGACGTGATTATCTACATATGTCACCTGGAAAAACTTTGGAACCTTCGGGTTTTTGGTGCTGCCAATAACGTTAATGACATCAGCCACGCGCCAGGTCTTGTCAGTGTTCTTGATGATCACCGCCATTCCCACTTTGACGTGGAGAAAGACCGGATCTGGTTTGGGCGTCGAGGCGCCACTTGCATGATCAATTGACATACACCTTTTCAAGTCGGTCTCTACTGCTTCTGGCAGTTAGACGAGTTGCAAATGACGCTGAACTGACTCCCCGCTCGCCAGAGAGGGAGCCAGGTCGCTCCAGCGCCCAATGGTCATTGGAGAAACCATTGGATGGAAGTGCCCAGCAACGGAACTCCCAAAGACACGATCAGTTCTGTCGTGGGCTGCGCTCTTTCAGATGAGGCGATGGCAGCGACCAAATGAGACGGAGTCCTAGATCACCGTGGACGGAGCTGCAGTGGGTGATGCTGCGCAACGTGATTGAGCTGGCTGCGGACGGTTAGTGCACAACCCACTTCCTTCTGCCACGTTGGCGCCCAGTGCTTGTACTTCTTGTTCGTGGGCTCGCCTCTTTGGCGTAGCCCACTGCGCGAGTGAATTAGTGGTGCCCCTGATGGCCTGCTTGTTCGTGCTTTTCACAAACCATCCACATCTCACCCATTTGGTGAGCACCTGTGCAACCAAATTCAGGGGCAGCCGCCTCAGCCTCAGCTTGCGTCTTGAACATCGTCTTCTTGGGCTGCTCCCCGTCAGGGTCACCCATGGAGCACCCTGCGGAAATCATCAAGATGGAGCCGACAAGGAGAAGACCTCGTTTCATGTATCAAGTGCTACGCAAACCCAGTATGCGCTCAGTTCACGGCTACGTCAGTTGATTGACTTGTAAGGATGGCAGTCGCCTTGTCAATGACAACTAGCGGGTAGGCAAAGAGGCATGCAATTTTGAGTTTGCTCCCATGAAGAATTGATTAATATCGATTGTTTTTTTGAGGTGGATTAACTGAACCTCAGATGGAAGCTGAACCACTCACAGCAATAGCCGAGTTTCAAAATCAATGCTGCCATTACAACAAGGGCTGCTGAAACGAAACAAATTCCTTGAAAGACTTGGTGGCGCTTCTCTTCTTGGACCGATCGGGTCATCTCGCGAGTGTAGAGATTGCTTCTTCCATAGATCCCTCAGAGTGACTCGGGCCTTAATCGACTGGGCCGGTAAGAGATCAAAAAGTTCTGCTGTTCTGCTGCATCTTCCTTCACGGCGGTGATCAAGTCGTCTCCAGTGTTCCAGACCCAGATCTGTTGGTTGTGGCTGGTGTGCTCCAGGTTGGTGCTGAGCGGTTGTCCATGCCGTGCCCGTAGACCCGCCAGAACCTCTGTCATGTCGTCAATGGCGAACTCGTAGGCCAGGTTCGTCAGGCCCTGTTTAGGGTCCACCTCAAAGGTGGCTTGTGAAACGGGCAATCGATCTAACAACACATCTCGAGCGACGTACCGCCTTGATGACTCCTGCTTCAGTTGTTTTCTATCGCCCAGATGGCTCGTTAACTGCTCCAGCGGCATTCCCCATGCCAAACCCTCTATGCACGCGTCCACACGACCTGCACTACAGAACAACAGCAGACCTAAAACCGCAGTGATCAGAAGGGTCTGGAGCTGGTGGAGAACCTTCATGCAGTTATCAATCTGTCTTCGGATTTTGCTGGGTAAAGGCTCAGTTGCCTACTGATCAGCGCCGGTAGTAGTGGGTGGCGATCAGGGCCTACAGCTACGTTCCGCCCCGTCCTCCTGAGCTGATGACACGCAGGCGGTTGCTGCGGCACAACGCCATAGAGGCTTGGCAATCGATGCAGAAGACGGGCTGGAGGCGCTGCCCCCCACCCGTGCGGTGAAAGTTGAATCACCCTTATGGGGAGACGCGGGCGAGGGAACCCGCTGGATTTCATCTCCCAAGGCGTTTGCAGTGGTGCCAGCGCCACAGCAATTCTCACAGAAAACTTGAGGAGATCTGGATGGCGATTAATGCCTAATTAGCGCATTTGATACTCGGGAGGGCCCCCAGTTAGAGAGAATTGAAGAGAAGGCAGTGGTGCCTTCAATGCGTCTGTTTGGGGTGGGCTGAGGGGCCTGCCTCTTTTTTTGTTTCTGCTTGTGCGCTGAAGAGC contains:
- a CDS encoding DUF3104 domain-containing protein, yielding MSIDHASGASTPKPDPVFLHVKVGMAVIIKNTDKTWRVADVINVIGSTKNPKVPKFFQVTYVDNHVTNWVNAGLVTHIVPRV
- a CDS encoding DUF1651 domain-containing protein; this translates as MAIRAYSYVPPRPPELMTRRRLLRHNAIEAWQSMQKTGWRRCPPPVR